The Penicillium digitatum chromosome 6, complete sequence genome has a window encoding:
- a CDS encoding COP9 signalosome complex subunit 1 → MNREGGTSHHLTSTPLLLPLLVLERVQLYKLLASSCHFLILQLPPSLFNTMLSMTMFILASAATLVNSQFDPTTVPYATREAWCNSQTSACPLLCLQLPGASGTPISNTCSPTTLLYYCLCSNNVTPNASEYSQTIPYYTCTETNNQCVLKCNGDPTCQNNCRVKNPCGAQDPKRINVTTTVAIAATPTATETPVNTLVNGATGAAPRMASVDMSHVYGLCVLVGGFVAGYATLL, encoded by the exons GTCATCATCTAACATCTACACCCCTCCTCCTTCCTCTCCTTGTTCTCGAAAGAGTCCAACTATACAAGCTCT TAGCTAGCAGCTGCCATTTTCTGATTCTTCAATTGCCACCAAGCTTATTCAACACCATGTTGTCCATGACCATGTTCATCCTCGCCTCGGCTGCCACTCTAGTCAACAGTCAATTTGACCCGACCACCGTTCCCTATGCTACAAGAG AGGCCTGGTGTAACTCTCAAACATCCGCATGTCCCCTCCTCTGTCTGCAACTACCGGGAGCCTCGGGCACACCAATATCAAATACCTGCTCACCC ACCACACTACTCTACTACTGCCTGTGCAGCAACAACGTCACTCCCAACGCTAGCGAATATTCTCAAACAATCCCCTACTACACCTGCACGGAAACCAACAACCAATGCGTTCTCAAATGCAACGGTGATCCAACTTGCCAGAATAACTGCAGAGTAAAGAACCCATGTGGAGCTCAGGATCCCAAGCGTATTAATGTGACTACTACTGTCGCCATAGCCGCTACCCCTACTGCAACAGAGACTCCTGTCAACACTCTTGTTAATGGAGCTACTGGTGCTGCTCCGCGTATGGCCTCAGTTGATATGAGTCATGTCTACGGGCTTTGTGTTTTAGTTGGTGGGTTTGTTGCCGGCTATGCTACTCTTTTGTAG
- a CDS encoding Short chain dehydrogenase family protein, whose amino-acid sequence MTPQANPNSSQSTINTVEREIRAVGGCAATVTVDVRDAAQIKHAIEETLRIFDKLDVLLYNSSAIWWSAVENSPLKRFKLMQQVNLGKIYATVQAALPFFEKSSWNGRIVVY is encoded by the exons ATGACACCGCAAGCCA ACCCGAACTCATCGCAGTCCACCATCAACACTGTGGAGCGCGAGATCCGCGCGGTCGGCGGATGTGCTGCAACGGTCACCGTTGACGTGCGTGACGCTGCACAGATCAAGCATGCCATCGAGGAGACGTTGCGCATTTTTGATAAGCTGGATGTGCTTTTGTACAACTCCAGCGCGATCTGGTGGTCGGCTGTGGAGAATTCGCCTCTAAAGCGATTCAAGCTTATGCAGCAGGTGAACCTAGGGAAAATTTATGCGACTGTCCAGGCTGCTTTGCCTTTCTTTGAGAAATCGAGCTGGAATGGGCGCATTGTGGTCTATTAG
- a CDS encoding COP9 signalosome subunit 1 (CsnA), putative, with translation MDTMLPDVSGPSRAEMDTAALEATTAVAAPRTRLLVKVEEPPKFDLETYIANYTGRTRYDRLYLIGTCSPLLSTDALKAAIAEARTSKDVSRYERAVRALAEVAPSDPDASLDAAWVQETNRYVQTQTERLEHELRGYKNNLIKESIRMGHEDLGNHHYETGDLAAASKAYSRMRDYCTTPNHITSMLFKMVNVATERGDWMSVQSNVHRLRNSQSKPEDAAKNLSKISAASALSQMHQGSYLEAANSFLSVPPDLGDTYNEVITPNDVAVYGGLCALASMSRDELQKNVLDSQTFRNFLELEPHVRRAITFFCNFKFRQCLDILEAYRPDYLLDIHLQRHIPHLYKRIRTKSIEQYIIPFSRVTLDSMAKIFAPTVVGGEARPTNISSPFVQELVGLVQDGVLNARIDLEKGLLVSNQIDLRAEVQRTTLESIREFNEEAHWRILHAAVLQAGLEVKPDKTEGSGPGKSARFSRGPGRD, from the exons ATGGACACTATGCTTCCAGATGTTTCTGGTCCGTCTCGGGCAGAGATGGATACTGCAGCCCTGGAGGCTACTACAGCTGTGGCTGCCCCCAGAACAAGGTTACTAGTGAAAGTGGAAG AGCCTCCCAAATTCGATCTTGAAACTTACATTGCAAATTACACTG GGCGCACCCGCTACGACCGTCTTTACCTCATCGGCACATGCTCTCCATTGCTCTCGACTGATGCCCTCAAGGCAGCCATCGCCGAAGCTAGAACCAGCAAAGACGTTTCGAGATACGAGAGAGCGGTCCGCGCGCTGGCGGAAGTAGCTCCGAGCGATCCCGACGCTTCTCTTGACGCTGCCTGGGTCCAGGAAACCAATCGATACGTGCAGACTCAGACCGAGCGATTGGAACATGAGCTGCGGGGATACAAAAACAACTTGATTAAAGAAAGCATCCGG ATGGGCCACGAGGATCTGGGAAATCATCATTACGAAACTGGTGACCTTGCTGCTGCCTCCAAGGCATACTCTCGCATGAGAGACTACTGCACCACACCGAACCACATCACTTCCATGCTCTTCAAGATGGTCAACGTGGCTACCGAACGTGGTGACTGGATGTCTGTACAGTCAAACGTGCACCGACTGCGCAACTCTCAGTCAAAGCCGGAGGACGCAGCCAAAAACCTATCTAAAATCTCAGCCGCTTCCGCTCTGTCACAGATGCACCAAGGCTCATACCTCGAAGCAGCAAACTCTTTCTTGTCTGTCCCGCCGGACCTGGGCGATACCTACAATGAAGTCATTACCCCCAACGATGTCGCCGTCTATGGCGGTCTATGTGCTCTCGCCTCTATGAGCCGCGACGAGCTGCAGAAAAATGTGCTCGACAGCCAGACTTTCCGGAACTTCCTCGAACTTGAGCCTCATGTTCGCCGTGCCATAACTTTCTTCTGCAACTTCAAGTTCCGCCAATGCCTTGACATCCTCGAGGCTTATCGCCCTGACTACCTCCTTGACATTCACCTTCAGCGTCATATCCCACATTTGTATAAACGCATTCGCACCAAATCCATCGAGCAGTATATTATTCCTTTCAGCCGTGTCACACTCGACTCCATGGCGAAGATCTTTGCCCCCACGGTCGTTGGCGGTGAAGCGCGTCCCACAAATATCTCTTCGCCGTTTGTGCAAGAACTGGTCGGCCTCGTTCAGGATGGTGTGCTGAATGCTCGCATTGACCTGGAGAAGGGATTGCTGGTGTCGAACCAGATCGATCTACGAGCAGAGGTGCAGCGTACCACGCTAGAGAGCATACGCGAATTCAACGAGGAGGCCCATTGGCGGATTCTGCATGCTGCTGTACTCCAAGCAGGATTAGAGGTCAAACCTGACAAGACTGAAGGATCCGGACCAGGAAAGAGTGCACGGTTTTCTCGAGGTCCAGGCCGGGATTAA
- a CDS encoding Cytochrome P450, E-class, group I: MIDFLCIYPVCLEDRRRNTRIELGTDLLSSHTYSALTGNPDLQSSTQSENAQNSTEMTTDVPSPEAGSVPVLLFPLKRTFDQMESAMEGASEFTRRLPPTSSISAPIIRASSMPNIPELPLLDSALEADINYHKESILPSPGLAPIPEESPEDNDGQDLNPPIPGMNSSPTEFEFSNPMSDLSNPYSSTPAALNPTTILAPEVGQDGPIIALSPTLSPLVNFLSPDNNDGNGDTSSVASIVDDSDSVFDDGQSENSSRYTASLLSDVKNYAYENGRRYHSYREGHYVLPNDEPEQDRQDLLHHVRNLVLNGRLFRAPLDNHIQRALDIGTGTGIWAIDFADSFPSTEVTGTDLSPIQPSWVPPNLRFVVDDAESQWLYSPSRPFDFIHARDLGGAIADWPRLMRQSYEHLRPGGWVELQEFEVMLKSDDDSIRLAPALCEFLERLTQASEAFHRPMNIAEGHRQRLVEAGFEDVRDEVYKVRPRSPSLPPVF; encoded by the coding sequence ATGATTGACTTCCTCTGTATTTACCCTGTGTGTTTGGAAGACCGGCGACGCAACACAAGAATCGAATTGGGTACCGATCTTTTGTCCTCTCACACATACTCAGCCTTGACAGGGAATCCTGATTTGCAAAGCTCGACGCAGTCAGAAAACGCCCAAAATTCCACGGAAATGACGACAGATGTTCCAAGTCCAGAGGCTGGGTCAGTGCCTGTCCTTCTTTTCCCACTGAAACGGACTTTTGACCAAATGGAATCGGCAATGGAAGGAGCTTCAGAGTTCACCAGGCGTTTGCCGCCCACTTCGTCCATTTCAGCCCCAATTATTCGTGCGTCGAGCATGCCGAATATACCTGAACTCCCGTTACTAGACTCTGCGCTTGAAGCCGATATCAATTATCACAAAGAGAGCATTCTCCCATCGCCTGGGCTGGCCCCAATCCCGGAAGAAAGCCCTGAGGACAATGACGGCCAGGACCTAAACCCACCGATACCGGGAATGAACAGCTCGCCTACTGAATTTGAATTTTCGAATCCAATGAGCGATCTGTCAAATCCGTATTCCTCAACACCAGCTGCATTGAATCCAACAACTATTCTCGCTCCCGAAGTGGGTCAAGATGGTCCTATCATCGCTCTATCACCCACACTATCTCCACTCGTAAACTTTTTATCACCAGACAACAATGATGGTAATGGAGATACATCATCTGTAGCATCAATAGTCGATGATTCAGATTCAGTCTTTGATGATGGACAATCAGAAAACTCATCCAGATACACAGCCTCACTGTTATCCGATGTTAAAAACTACGCTTATGAAAATGGAAGACGTTATCACTCATACCGCGAAGGCCACTACGTCCTTCCCAACGACGAACCAGAGCAAGATCGACAGGATCTACTCCATCACGTCCGGAACCTCGTGCTCAACGGCCGGCTCTTCCGAGCCCCACTGGACAATCATATCCAACGCGCTCTCGACATCGGCACCGGCACCGGAATCTGGGCTATTGATTTTGCAGACAGCTTCCCTAGTACTGAGGTAACCGGCACCGATCTAAGTCCCATCCAGCCGTCATGGGTCCCACCTAATCTTCGCTTTGTGGTGGACGACGCTGAATCGCAATGGCTTTATAGCCCAAGCCGCCCCTTTGACTTCATCCATGCCCGGGATCTCGGCGGTGCTATCGCCGACTGGCCGCGGCTGATGCGTCAGAGCTACGAGCACCTACGTCCCGGTGGATGGGTTGAGTTGCAGGAGTTTGAAGTTATGCTCAAGTCAGACGATGATTCGATTCGTCTCGCACCGGCCTTGTGCGAGTTTCTTGAACGACTGACTCAGGCCAGTGAGGCATTTCACCGACCTATGAATATCGCCGAAGGTCACCGGCAGCGGCTAGTTGAGGCTGGTTTTGAAGATGTGAGAGATGAGGTGTACAAGGTGCGACCCCGTTCCCCTTCCCTGCCCCCGGTCTTCTGA